In Kaistia algarum, the DNA window ATCGGCGCGCGCAAGCTCGAGCCGCGCGATGCAAACGGCAAGACGTCGCGCTTCGACCGTTCGATCTTCCGCCTGATCTGGCCGGCGGCCTGGCGCAGCGGCATCGGCATCCTGATGAGCGTCGGCATCATCCAGTCGAGCGGCCTGCTCTATGCCCAGTTCGTCACGCCGGCGGCGGCGGCCTCCTATCTCCTGATCCTGCGTCTGATGACGGCGCTCGCTCCGATCGCGCAGGCGCCGTTCTATTCCAAGCTGCCCGTGCTGGCGGAACTGCGGGGAGCCAAGAAGCATGACGAACTCTGCCGCGTCGCCATCCGCGGGGTTGCCCTCGCGCACTGGACTTTCGTCGTCGGCGCGCTCTCGATCCTCTACATCGCCTTCCCGCTGCTCAAATGGCTCGGCAGTTCGGTGCCCTCCCCGGACTTCTGGATGACGGCGACGGTCTTCCTCGCCTTCTTCGTCGAGCGCTACAGCGCGATGCACATCCAGATCTATTCGCTGACGCATCACATCGTCTGGCACATCGCCAACGGCATCACCGGCGCGCTGATGATTGGCCTCTTCTTCCTGTTCGTGCCGGTGCTCGGCGCCGTGGCTATGCCGGCGGCGATGCTGGCGAGCTATCTCGGCTTCTGCTCCTGGTACGCCTCGCGCCTGTCGCTGCAGAGCCTCGACATCCGGCGCTGGACCTTCGAGCGACAAACCGCATTCTGGCCGGCGCTGACGCTGATCGCGGGGCTGCTTGTCTATCGATTCGTCGTGCAGGGGATGACGTTATGACCGTCGGCATCCTGCTGCGCTGCTTCCCGTTTTCTC includes these proteins:
- a CDS encoding polysaccharide biosynthesis protein translates to MRVGLRRSVERVWHSPTLTTWLSLGIRLGGLAVMLPLVLTHLATPEVLVWQMLSTITMMVLWVDFGFGPTFARVIAFARGGGTRADLVRTMRGLKAAPPAATPDDHAPLDLGAVLRTQHAIYIGISVAAMVVAAVVGTATLIRPIANLPSPSAGWIAWIITAFASQLTLLNSANVSILTGFNRLAWVRRIEAANGAAQIGSTCLVILAGGGLIEIVGCYSFWLIPLFVVNRIGARKLEPRDANGKTSRFDRSIFRLIWPAAWRSGIGILMSVGIIQSSGLLYAQFVTPAAAASYLLILRLMTALAPIAQAPFYSKLPVLAELRGAKKHDELCRVAIRGVALAHWTFVVGALSILYIAFPLLKWLGSSVPSPDFWMTATVFLAFFVERYSAMHIQIYSLTHHIVWHIANGITGALMIGLFFLFVPVLGAVAMPAAMLASYLGFCSWYASRLSLQSLDIRRWTFERQTAFWPALTLIAGLLVYRFVVQGMTL